From a single Poecilia reticulata strain Guanapo linkage group LG2, Guppy_female_1.0+MT, whole genome shotgun sequence genomic region:
- the LOC103459573 gene encoding zinc-binding protein A33-like, whose amino-acid sequence MATATSILSKEQLLCPICLDVFNQPVSTPCGHNFCCDCIQRYWQSTNLPQCPMCKHKLYKRPDLKVNTFISEVAAQFKDHGEMKYKNRLGSMDKSGNKGEVACDVCVGKRVKAFKTCLDCLASFCQTHLEPHHVLGTLKKHTLINPIMNMRDRLCKKHESLLSLFCHTDQTYICQICVEDDHKAHRMAPIEHESQDRRDQIRSMNVEVKEGIHSRLQKTCEIGQAVELSKRNTEKEIEESFLVFNKLLQVVKAVQAEVAEAVLTKQRSVESRASEITLDLEQEINQLTNRSTDLELLSQTNDDLYLLQSFPAFSTKLPINDWSEIWVESAVYVGTVRRALRRAASQLEETVKAEVKRLCKVEFERVKAYAVDVTLDPDTAHPKLVLSENRKQVYHRDVAVNLPDNPARFYPCVSVLGKEGFCFRRFSYEVQVKGKTEWDIGVGLESVNRKGGNLLNPERGYWTLGMREDESYWALSSPPVRLPLVEKPQTVLVYVDMEAGQVSFYNSDSHSHIYTYTGYTFSERLFPYFNPRRNHSGVNSAPLIILPLNI is encoded by the coding sequence ATGGCTACAGCCACCAGCATTCTGTCCAAGGAGCAGCTCCTTTGCCCCATCTGTCTGGATGTGTTTAACCAGCCGGTCTCCACTCCGTGTGGGCACAACTTCTGTTGTGACTGCATCCAGAGATACTGGCAGAGTACCAATCTGCCGCAGTGCCCCATGTGTAAACACAAGCTGTACAAGAGGCCTGACCTCAAAGTCAACACCTTTATATCAGAGGTGGCTGCTCAATTTAAAGACCATGGggaaatgaaatacaaaaacagactCGGCAGTATGGACAAGTCAGGCAATAAGGGGGAAGTCGCTTGTGATGTGTGTGTCGGTAAACGGGTGAAAGCTTTTAAAACCTGTCTGGACTGTTTGGCTTCATTTTGCCAGACACATCTGGAGCCCCATCACGTTCTAGGCACCCTCAAGAAACACACCCTGATCAACCCAATTATGAACATGCGAGACAGATTGTGCAAGAAACACGAGAGCCTCCTGAGCCTGTTCTGCCACACAGACCAGACGTACATATGCCAGATCTGTGTTGAGGATGACCACAAGGCACATCGTATGGCTCCTATAGAGCACGAAAGCCAAGACAGGAGAGATCAGATCAGAAGTATGAACGTGGAAGTGAAAGAAGGCATCCACAGTAGGCTACAGAAAACGTGTGAGATCGGTCAAGCTGTTGAGCTTAgcaaaagaaacactgaaaaagagATTGAAGAAAGTTTTCTGGTCTTCAACAAACTGCTTCAAGTTGTTAAGGCAGTCCAAGCTGAAGTGGCTGAGGCAGTCTTGACAAAACAGAGGAGTGTTGAAAGCAGGGCCAGTGAGATTACATTGGATCTTGAGCAAGAGATTAATCAGCTGACAAACAGGAGCACTGATTTGGAGCTGCTCTCACAGACAAATGATGACCTCTACCTTCTCCAGAGCTTTCCGGCTTTCTCCACAAAGCTGCCCATCAATGACTGGTCTGAGATTTGGGTAGAAAGTGCAGTCTATGTGGGAACGGTGAGGAGGGCACTCAGGAGAGCAGCGTCACAGCTTGAGGAAACCGTCAAAGCAGAGGTAAAGAGGCTTTGCAAGGTTGAATTTGAGCGAGTAAAAGCCTACGCTGTGGATGTGACGCTGGATCCAGACACAGCTCACCCCAAACTCGTTCTTTCAGAAAACCGGAAGCAGGTCTATCACAGAGACGTGGCTGTGAACCTCCCTGACAATCCAGCGAGATTTTACCCTTGTGTTAGTGTCTTGGGGAAGGAGGGCTTCTGCTTCAGGAGGTTCTCCTATGAGGTTCAGGTGAAAGGGAAGACAGAGTGGGATATCGGAGTGGGACTCGAGTCGGTCAATAGAAAAGGAGGGAACCTGCTGAACCCTGAAAGAGGCTACTGGACTTTGGGAATGAGGGAGGATGAGAGTTACTGGGCACTCAGCAGTCCTCCTGTTAGACTGCCACTGGTGGAAAAGCCACAGACAGTCCTGGTGTATGTGGACATGGAAGCGGGGCAGGTTTCATTTTACAACTCAGACTCTCACTCTCATATCTACACGTACACCGGATACACTTTCAGTGAGAGACTTTTCCCCTACTTCAACCCGCGACGGAATCACAGTGGGGTCAACTCAGCACCTCTCATTATCCTGCCTTTGAATATCTGA